ATTCTTCATTATCCATGCCCAGTGCCCCATTCCCAATGCCCCTTTTTACCTAATATTTTTCTCTGATAACATAGATGGGCCAGCAGTAACAACCACGATTTTATCTGGGTGGAGTAACTCACGAGCCGCTTGATTAACTTGGTCAAGAGTGACTTTCTGAATTTTATCAGTGAAGGAGTGCAATTCTACTTTATCTAGTCCATACACCTCATTCATCAGAATTCTATCTGTTAATTCTTCTGGGTTGGCCAGGGAAACGTTGTAGTTGCTGATGAGAGTGCGTTTAGCTGTTTCTACTTCCAGCGCGGTGACGCCTTGTTGATGGATTTGCTGTAGAATTTCGCGGGTACTAGCGATCGCTTTACTGCTATCTTCAGGACTAGTTTGCATTTCTATCAAAAATGTCCCTGCGTTCTTCCCAGCTTGGAAGTAGCTATAAATTCCATAGCTCAAACCTTGGCGATCACGCACTTCTGCCCCCAGTCTACTAGATAAGGTATCGCCTCCCAAAATCTGGTTCAATACTAAGGCGGCATGAAACCGAGGATCGTAACGGTTAATGCCTGTGTAACCCATATATGTAACAGCTTGGGTTTTATCTGGTAAAACCGGATTGACACTCACGATTTTCTCCGGCATTGATACCGTGGGATATTTTAATGTGGGTGCTTGACCGCTAACTTCCCAGTCTCCAAACTCATTTTTAATCAGCGATCGCACAATGTCCAGATCAAAATCTCCCACCAGCGCTAGCACTGTCGTATCTGGACGATAATGTTTAGCTTTGAAATCAATCACATCCTGGCGCTGAATCTGCTGTAAACTCTCCTCTGTGGGAAAGGTATGTAAGGGATGTTTTTTCGGGTAAATTGACTGAACAAATATCCTTCTAGCTACTTCTGATGGCTCATCTAGTTCCAATTGCAAGTCGGTTAAAGTTTGTTGGCGATGCAGTTCTAATTCTTTGACTGGAAAGGTACTATTTTTCACAACATCTGCCAATACTTCCAGAAGTATCGGTAAATCCTCTGCTAAACTATCACCCTCAATATGCACACCTTCCCGGTGGGTTTGAAAGTCTAAACTCGCCCCTCTTTCTGCCAAAACTTTGGCAATAGTCAAGACATCCTTGTTATTAGTGCCATTTAGCAAGTTCTCTGCTACAAACGCAGCCAATCCAGCTTTATTGTCTGGATCAAATTCCGTCCCGGCTTGAATATGGCCGCTTAGGGTAACGGTGGGAGTACTACGATCGGGTAACAGTAATATCCGCAGTCCGTTAGTAAATTTAAATTCCTGTGGTAATACTTGAGCAATTGCATCTGTAGCCAAATCTACAGGTGGTAAGTATTTCATCACCTCAGAAGGAAGCACAGGTGCTAGAGGAGAGAAATTTTCTGTAGTTTGGGCTGAGTCTGGTTTGTCGCTAACTTCTGTTATTAGTTTCTGAGTTGGTTCAAAAAAGCCTACTGTCCGCGCTTCTTTTGTGAGATATTTGTTAATTACATTCACAACATCTGTCGGCCTCACCAACCGGACAGCTGCCAAATAGCGGTCTGTGTAGCGATAATCACCAGCAGTTGTCTCATCAGTGCCCAATCGCATGGCTTGAGAGGTGATATCACGGTTACTCAAAATTACATCTGCGATTAATTGGGTTTTGGCTTGTTCAACTTCCTCCGATGTCACGCCTTTTTCTGCTACATTGGCGATCGCACTACTCAACATTGAGTCAATTTTTTTCAAATCTTGTTTAGATCCAGCCGTCACCAACACCTCATACCAGCCAGATTCTTGCAAACTGGTAACGGATGCCGTAACTTCACTCGCTAAACCTGATTCCACTAATGCCTGATAAAGTCTAGAATTCCGCCCCTCTGTCAAGATGTAATCCATCACATCCAACGCAGGCACATCCGGTTGATTTGCATCCGGTAACGGATACACAACTTGTAACAGTCGCCCTACTCCCGGTTCTCGCAATACGATGGGAGTGCTGAGTGCTGAGTGCTGAGTTTTGAGTGCTGGAGAAATAACTCCTGCCCCCTGCCCCCTGCCCCCTGCCTCTTGCCCCCTGGGTATTTTGCCAAACGTCTGTTTAATTGTTTCTAGAGTTTTTGCAGTTTGAAAATCTCCCACAATTACTAAGACAGCATTATCGGGTTTGTAAAAATTGCGGTAGTATTTCTCTACCTGCTCAACTTCAAATTTCTCGACATCAGCTTTAGTACCACCTACAGGCAACCCATAAGCATGATGGGGAAACACCACTTGCATGACGGCGCGGTTAAGGCGATATTCTGGACTATTTTCGTAACCTTGCAACTCGGAAATTACTACCCGCTTTTCACTCGCTAGTTGCTCTGGCTCAATCTGGGAATTTTGCATTCTGTCGGCTTCTAGCACTAAAAGCGCTTTGAGCTTGTTTCGTTCCACAGTACCGTAATATGCCGTTTGGTCATAGCTGGTAAAAGCATTGGAATCACTACCTAAAGCACTAAACAAACGTCCAAATTGAATCGGACGATTTCGAGTGCCTTTAAACATCATGTGTTCCAACTGGTGGGCAATGCCATTCACGCCTGGTTCTTCATTACGTGAGCCAACCTTGTACCACACCTGCACCGTCACCACTGGCGCAGTATGCACTTCCTTTGTCAGGACAGTTAGACCATTTTCTAGTACTGTCTTGCGGACATTTTCTGTCAGTGTTGAGGGCATTATTCTTTTTACTAGCAAGGTTGACTGATATTTTTCTTTATTAGAGATAACTGAATGTTGGCTATGAGCAGGTTGATCGCTCAATAACAAAACTGCTAGTAGCCATAAGCTTAAAATTAATAACGGCAAAGGATATCTATAAAATTTGGAAAATTCATACATGTATCTAGAAGATGTATCTGTAAAATAGGCTACATAGTTTTTTGAGTGACTACAGTTTTATCTGGTAAAAAAATCTTTTACCTCAGCAACAATACAGAAAAACAATATATTAACAATAAAGGTAATAAAAAGCTAAATTATGGTAATTTAGCTAAAACCCGAATGAATTCGAGAGGTAAGCCATCGGTATCAGCGATGAAAGCTACTTCGTAAATGCGATCGCCTATTTGCTGTTGTGTCGGTTCTAAAAGTATCTTCAATGGTTGTAATTCTTGGGTTTGACTCTCAACAGCTAGCAACACACGTTCTTGTAAATTTGTCAACCAGCTAGGTAAATCTAGTGTAATGTCAGTTAAATCGAACGAGAGATGATAATACCCCACATAATGCTCGTCATTAAAGGCATCTGGGGCTGGCTTGGGTTCGGGAATTTGGATCAGTTCAATTCTGCCGCCCAATCCTTCCATCCAGCAAGCTAGGGTGTAGCCTGTGGTAAAGCGTTCTGAGATTGTAAACCCTAAATGTTCGTAGAAAGCGATCGCTCGATGAATATTCGCAGTCCGAATAGAAGCGTGGTGCATATTAGTCCTTAGTCCTTAGTCCTTAGTCATTTGTCCTTTGTTATTCACTAATGACAAATGACTAATGACAAATGACCATTACTCAAACAACCTGAAATAAGGGTAGCGCACAGGA
This Nostoc sp. C052 DNA region includes the following protein-coding sequences:
- a CDS encoding pitrilysin family protein, yielding MYEFSKFYRYPLPLLILSLWLLAVLLLSDQPAHSQHSVISNKEKYQSTLLVKRIMPSTLTENVRKTVLENGLTVLTKEVHTAPVVTVQVWYKVGSRNEEPGVNGIAHQLEHMMFKGTRNRPIQFGRLFSALGSDSNAFTSYDQTAYYGTVERNKLKALLVLEADRMQNSQIEPEQLASEKRVVISELQGYENSPEYRLNRAVMQVVFPHHAYGLPVGGTKADVEKFEVEQVEKYYRNFYKPDNAVLVIVGDFQTAKTLETIKQTFGKIPRGQEAGGRGQGAGVISPALKTQHSALSTPIVLREPGVGRLLQVVYPLPDANQPDVPALDVMDYILTEGRNSRLYQALVESGLASEVTASVTSLQESGWYEVLVTAGSKQDLKKIDSMLSSAIANVAEKGVTSEEVEQAKTQLIADVILSNRDITSQAMRLGTDETTAGDYRYTDRYLAAVRLVRPTDVVNVINKYLTKEARTVGFFEPTQKLITEVSDKPDSAQTTENFSPLAPVLPSEVMKYLPPVDLATDAIAQVLPQEFKFTNGLRILLLPDRSTPTVTLSGHIQAGTEFDPDNKAGLAAFVAENLLNGTNNKDVLTIAKVLAERGASLDFQTHREGVHIEGDSLAEDLPILLEVLADVVKNSTFPVKELELHRQQTLTDLQLELDEPSEVARRIFVQSIYPKKHPLHTFPTEESLQQIQRQDVIDFKAKHYRPDTTVLALVGDFDLDIVRSLIKNEFGDWEVSGQAPTLKYPTVSMPEKIVSVNPVLPDKTQAVTYMGYTGINRYDPRFHAALVLNQILGGDTLSSRLGAEVRDRQGLSYGIYSYFQAGKNAGTFLIEMQTSPEDSSKAIASTREILQQIHQQGVTALEVETAKRTLISNYNVSLANPEELTDRILMNEVYGLDKVELHSFTDKIQKVTLDQVNQAARELLHPDKIVVVTAGPSMLSEKNIR
- a CDS encoding VOC family protein codes for the protein MHHASIRTANIHRAIAFYEHLGFTISERFTTGYTLACWMEGLGGRIELIQIPEPKPAPDAFNDEHYVGYYHLSFDLTDITLDLPSWLTNLQERVLLAVESQTQELQPLKILLEPTQQQIGDRIYEVAFIADTDGLPLEFIRVLAKLP